A DNA window from Desulfurellaceae bacterium contains the following coding sequences:
- a CDS encoding phosphomannomutase/phosphoglucomutase: YDLDGGIQVTGSHNPADHNGFKICLDKVTVYGPDIQRLRTLIEDQHFASGRGRQVPTPIIGPYQEFVSRQFGRLERQVSVVVDAGNATAGPVAPSIFRALGCRVTELFCELDGRFPNHHPDPTVPENLEQLIGMVKQTGA; the protein is encoded by the coding sequence ACTACGATCTGGACGGCGGGATTCAGGTCACCGGCAGCCATAACCCGGCTGACCACAACGGATTCAAGATCTGTCTCGACAAAGTCACGGTGTACGGCCCGGACATTCAGCGCCTGCGGACTCTGATCGAGGACCAACACTTCGCCTCAGGCCGAGGCCGACAGGTCCCGACTCCGATCATTGGTCCCTACCAGGAGTTTGTGAGCCGGCAGTTTGGGCGCCTGGAACGCCAGGTTTCGGTCGTGGTTGACGCCGGCAATGCGACCGCCGGGCCGGTTGCGCCGTCAATCTTTCGTGCCCTGGGCTGCCGGGTAACGGAGCTGTTTTGTGAGCTGGACGGCCGTTTCCCCAACCATCATCCTGACCCGACCGTGCCCGAAAACCTGGAGCAGCTGATCGGGATGGTCAAACAGACCGGGGC
- the pdxA gene encoding 4-hydroxythreonine-4-phosphate dehydrogenase PdxA gives GIGPEIVLKAAQTLESGLRLVILGDLSVLAETARRLKLPPQLVSWAVPQPYPPDPEMVPVIPLSHLPAQHWMPGRPTPAGGEASYRYVETGVGLARDTTIQALVTAPISKAMWRAAGRDYPGHTELLASLTHSPDVRMMLVGSRLRVVLVTTHIPFTQVAAALSIRRIATTLVLTARHLSRFHGLSRPRLAVAGLNPHAGEGGAFGDEENRLISPAVRQAAEQGLSVVGPLPADSIFVRAVNGEFDAVICQYHDQGLIPLKLLSWTDGVNVTIGLPIIRTSPDHGTAFDIAGRGTADPSSLQAAIRLAGHMIESTGTRETP, from the coding sequence GGCATTGGTCCCGAGATTGTACTCAAGGCGGCCCAGACTCTCGAATCCGGGCTGCGTCTGGTTATCCTGGGCGACCTGAGCGTCCTGGCCGAAACCGCCCGCCGTCTCAAGCTGCCGCCCCAACTGGTCAGCTGGGCGGTGCCCCAGCCCTACCCCCCAGATCCTGAGATGGTGCCGGTGATCCCCCTGTCGCACCTCCCGGCTCAACACTGGATGCCTGGCCGACCGACTCCGGCCGGCGGCGAGGCGTCCTACCGATATGTGGAGACCGGGGTTGGCCTGGCCCGTGACACGACCATACAGGCGCTGGTCACGGCGCCGATCAGCAAGGCCATGTGGCGGGCGGCGGGGCGCGATTACCCCGGCCATACCGAACTGCTGGCCAGCCTCACCCACAGCCCGGACGTGCGCATGATGCTGGTCGGAAGCCGTCTGCGGGTCGTTTTGGTGACGACCCATATTCCCTTCACCCAGGTGGCTGCGGCCCTGTCCATCCGCCGTATTGCGACGACGCTGGTCCTCACCGCTCGGCACCTGTCTCGCTTTCACGGTCTGAGCCGACCGCGCCTGGCCGTGGCCGGGCTGAACCCGCACGCCGGCGAGGGCGGGGCGTTCGGCGATGAGGAAAACCGCCTGATCAGCCCGGCGGTTCGACAGGCGGCTGAGCAGGGCCTGTCGGTGGTCGGCCCCTTGCCGGCCGATTCTATTTTTGTCCGGGCGGTCAACGGCGAGTTTGACGCGGTGATCTGTCAGTACCACGATCAGGGCCTGATTCCGCTCAAACTGCTGTCGTGGACCGACGGGGTGAATGTGACCATTGGCCTGCCGATCATCCGCACCTCGCCCGACCACGGCACGGCCTTTGATATTGCCGGGCGCGGCACGGCCGACCCCAGCAGCCTGCAAGCCGCAATTCGGCTGGCCGGCCACATGATCGAATCGACGGGAACGCGCGAGACACCATGA
- a CDS encoding SurA N-terminal domain-containing protein: MKRLAFVFAVLATATIGQAETINRIVATVDGQPVTLRELEAYSGQMNDRAAMMYPQGTADMSQRDFLDALLMNKMIENEVDTQGLRAKAVDIDSYIERIKNQGGLDDEQLEAALADQGMSMEQYRKQIAQEIEQALLMNKEVGSRVSVPDEAVQRYYEAHREDYATPDQVRIRHIFLPLSPGAGADEELKMSTLMETLHGRVIRGEDFATLASTYSLGPGADQGGDLGFFERGQMDSDMEQLAFS; this comes from the coding sequence ATGAAGAGACTCGCTTTTGTGTTCGCCGTCCTGGCCACCGCAACGATAGGGCAGGCCGAAACCATCAACCGTATCGTGGCCACCGTTGACGGGCAGCCGGTCACGCTGCGGGAACTCGAGGCCTACAGTGGTCAGATGAACGACCGGGCGGCCATGATGTATCCTCAGGGGACGGCCGACATGAGCCAGCGCGACTTTCTGGACGCCCTGCTCATGAACAAAATGATCGAGAATGAGGTTGATACACAGGGACTGCGGGCCAAAGCCGTGGATATCGACAGCTATATCGAACGGATCAAGAACCAGGGCGGTCTGGACGACGAACAGCTGGAAGCGGCCCTGGCCGACCAGGGCATGAGCATGGAGCAGTACCGTAAGCAGATCGCTCAGGAAATTGAGCAGGCGCTGTTGATGAATAAGGAGGTCGGCTCTCGGGTCAGTGTTCCCGATGAGGCCGTCCAGCGCTATTACGAGGCTCACCGCGAGGACTACGCCACCCCTGACCAGGTTCGTATCCGGCATATTTTTCTGCCCCTGTCGCCCGGCGCCGGGGCGGACGAGGAGTTGAAAATGTCGACCCTGATGGAGACTCTGCACGGTCGGGTCATCCGCGGGGAGGATTTTGCGACCCTGGCCTCGACCTACTCCCTCGGACCCGGTGCGGACCAGGGCGGCGACCTGGGATTTTTCGAGCGCGGCCAGATGGACTCCGACATGGAACAGCTCGCCTTTTCGAT
- the mfd gene encoding transcription-repair coupling factor, producing MFDAQAEVSADLPRLGPGQRLRIAGLKGAARAFFVARCLQHQPRPTLCVLDSDQAAEAFAADLGLFLGQPEPNGADRQTPLTPHLYPTWDVPAFEGLSPSGDVVAAQLEGLYYLLSLSAPVIVTCVEALSQRVMPQEEFMTATRRLGRGQETPLTEVADNLLEWGYRRVPVVEEKGELSVRGGLLDVFPPLSEAPVRIEFFGDVVESLRTFDPSSQRSRSSLDEAMLLPMRFFSVARLQAAKRPIEAALAAGELPHREQQRLIENVKSGLLFPGVEAFLPWVYPELESLWDYLPRNTLVWLVDPLALEAGLEQGWEALSQRAEAAHQHGHFAAQPEQLYVRPDGLRDQLAASPVCELPGLEHLEADRTVSSSLLRSVLPKAGAGGLASLAERLRQWQEERARVFLSVSSRVQAAQLQELLLGHELESAIVPAAEWHTLAPEPGLAILTSPVSQGFVLPADGLVFIAEEEIFGERRHHRRVRPRPVADYLTGLSQLQAGDYVVHIDHGIGRYQGLRHLSVADTEGDYLQLEYAGGDRLYLPVERINLVQKYAGSGERSPALDRLSTQKWERVKRKTREAILAMARELLEMHAVREATQRPVLAVDGPEYREFVSGFPFEETRGQQLAIDDVLADLNSPKPMDRLVCGDVGYGKTEVALRAAFLSVLGGKQVAVLVPTTVLAQQHAETFARRFADYPVRVEVLNRFRSAQDARAVVRGLADGQVDIVIGTHRLLQRDIVFKRLGLIVIDEEHRFGVVHKEKIKKLRHLVDVLTLSATPIPRTLNMGLIGLRDLSVIETPPVDRQAIRTYVTRFDEDLIRSAILRELERGGQVFFVHNRVETIERMADQLRALVPEASLAVGHGQMAERDLETVMLDFLHHRTNVLLCSSIIESGLDIPTANTIIINRADQFGLAQLYQLRGRVGRAAQRAYAYLLIPGQHRLTKDASRRLEVLEELDDLGGGFRLAAHDLEIRGAGNLLGKEQSGNVTAVGFELYAQMLEETVTELRGGRIKVRIEPEIQLGIPAYIPEAYIPDVNQRLVFYKRLANVEARDELEELGEELEDRFGPLPELVLSLIEVMDLRRVLRACLVTAVSKRAESVTIHFHPDSPIKPERLVAFIEHDKRPAHLTPDLRLSLGLKPGEDAIRSVKTLLHDLGESC from the coding sequence TTGTTTGACGCCCAGGCCGAGGTGTCGGCCGATCTGCCCAGGCTGGGGCCCGGGCAGCGGCTGCGCATTGCCGGTCTCAAGGGTGCGGCGCGGGCCTTTTTTGTCGCCCGCTGCCTGCAACACCAGCCGCGCCCGACCCTGTGCGTGCTCGACTCGGACCAGGCTGCAGAAGCCTTTGCCGCAGACTTGGGGCTGTTTCTAGGCCAGCCCGAGCCAAACGGAGCGGACCGCCAGACACCGCTCACGCCCCACCTCTACCCCACCTGGGACGTGCCCGCCTTCGAGGGCCTGTCGCCCAGCGGCGATGTGGTCGCGGCGCAGCTGGAGGGCCTGTATTATCTGCTCTCGCTCAGCGCCCCGGTGATCGTCACCTGTGTTGAGGCGCTCAGCCAGCGGGTGATGCCCCAGGAAGAGTTCATGACCGCTACCCGACGGCTCGGCCGTGGCCAGGAGACGCCGCTCACCGAGGTCGCTGATAACCTGCTGGAGTGGGGCTATCGGCGGGTTCCGGTGGTTGAGGAAAAGGGCGAGCTGAGTGTCCGCGGTGGCCTGCTCGACGTGTTTCCGCCCCTGTCCGAGGCGCCTGTCCGGATTGAGTTCTTTGGCGATGTGGTAGAGTCCCTGCGGACCTTCGATCCGTCCTCGCAGCGCTCACGATCTTCGCTCGACGAGGCCATGCTGCTGCCGATGCGTTTTTTTTCGGTGGCGCGTTTGCAGGCTGCCAAACGGCCGATTGAAGCCGCGCTGGCGGCCGGCGAGCTACCCCACCGGGAACAGCAGCGCCTCATCGAGAATGTGAAAAGCGGACTGTTGTTCCCCGGCGTCGAAGCCTTTTTGCCGTGGGTGTATCCCGAACTGGAGAGCCTGTGGGACTATCTGCCGCGCAATACGCTGGTCTGGCTGGTCGATCCGCTGGCTCTTGAGGCCGGTCTGGAACAGGGCTGGGAGGCGCTCAGCCAGCGGGCCGAGGCGGCTCACCAGCACGGCCATTTTGCCGCCCAGCCCGAACAGCTGTATGTCCGACCCGATGGTCTGCGTGACCAGCTCGCCGCCAGCCCGGTGTGTGAGCTGCCCGGGCTTGAACACCTGGAGGCCGACCGGACGGTCAGTTCCTCGCTGCTGCGCAGCGTCCTGCCCAAGGCCGGCGCGGGTGGCTTGGCCAGCCTGGCAGAACGGCTGCGGCAGTGGCAGGAAGAGCGCGCCCGGGTGTTTCTGAGCGTGTCGAGCCGGGTCCAGGCCGCCCAGCTCCAGGAGTTGCTGCTCGGCCATGAGCTTGAGTCGGCAATCGTGCCGGCCGCCGAGTGGCATACACTCGCGCCCGAGCCCGGTCTGGCTATTCTGACCAGCCCCGTGTCACAGGGTTTTGTGCTGCCGGCCGACGGTCTGGTGTTTATCGCCGAGGAGGAGATCTTTGGCGAGCGCCGCCACCACCGCCGTGTCCGTCCGCGACCCGTTGCCGACTATCTGACCGGTCTGAGCCAGCTGCAAGCCGGCGATTACGTTGTCCATATCGACCACGGTATCGGCCGCTATCAGGGGCTGCGTCACCTGTCGGTGGCCGATACCGAGGGCGATTATCTGCAACTCGAGTACGCGGGTGGAGATCGGCTGTACCTGCCGGTTGAGCGGATCAATCTGGTCCAGAAGTACGCCGGGAGCGGTGAACGCAGCCCGGCCCTCGACCGATTGAGCACCCAGAAGTGGGAGCGGGTCAAGCGCAAAACCAGGGAAGCCATCCTGGCCATGGCGCGCGAGCTGCTGGAGATGCACGCGGTCCGGGAGGCCACCCAACGGCCCGTCCTGGCGGTTGATGGACCGGAGTACCGGGAGTTTGTGTCCGGCTTTCCGTTTGAAGAAACGCGCGGTCAGCAGCTGGCCATTGACGATGTCCTGGCCGATCTCAACAGCCCCAAGCCGATGGACCGGCTGGTGTGCGGCGATGTTGGCTACGGAAAAACCGAGGTCGCTCTGCGGGCCGCGTTTCTGAGCGTTCTGGGTGGGAAACAGGTGGCGGTGCTGGTGCCGACCACAGTCCTGGCCCAACAGCACGCTGAGACCTTTGCCCGCCGCTTTGCCGACTATCCGGTACGGGTCGAGGTGTTGAACCGTTTTCGTTCGGCCCAGGACGCCAGAGCCGTGGTGCGCGGCTTGGCCGACGGCCAGGTCGATATCGTCATCGGTACCCATCGGCTGTTGCAGCGAGACATTGTGTTCAAACGGCTGGGCCTGATCGTGATTGACGAAGAGCACCGCTTTGGGGTGGTGCACAAGGAAAAGATCAAGAAGCTGCGCCACCTGGTCGACGTGCTGACCCTGTCCGCCACGCCGATTCCCCGCACCCTCAACATGGGCCTGATCGGACTGCGCGACCTGAGTGTGATCGAGACGCCACCGGTCGACCGTCAGGCCATTCGGACCTATGTGACGCGCTTTGACGAGGATCTGATCCGGTCTGCCATCCTGCGCGAGCTGGAGCGGGGGGGACAGGTCTTTTTTGTCCATAACCGGGTGGAGACGATTGAGCGCATGGCCGACCAGCTGCGGGCGCTGGTACCCGAGGCCAGCCTGGCGGTTGGCCATGGCCAGATGGCCGAGCGCGACCTCGAAACGGTCATGCTCGACTTCCTGCACCACCGGACCAATGTGCTGCTGTGCTCTTCGATCATTGAGTCGGGTCTTGATATTCCGACCGCCAACACGATCATTATCAACCGGGCCGACCAGTTCGGGCTGGCCCAGCTGTACCAGCTACGCGGTCGGGTCGGCCGCGCCGCCCAACGCGCCTATGCCTACCTGCTGATTCCCGGCCAGCACCGGCTGACCAAGGACGCCAGCCGGCGTCTGGAGGTACTTGAGGAGCTGGACGATCTGGGCGGCGGCTTTCGCCTGGCCGCCCACGACCTGGAAATCCGGGGCGCCGGCAACCTGCTGGGTAAAGAACAGTCGGGCAATGTCACTGCGGTCGGCTTCGAGCTGTACGCCCAGATGTTGGAAGAAACCGTTACCGAACTCAGAGGCGGGCGGATCAAGGTCCGGATTGAACCCGAGATTCAGCTCGGTATTCCGGCCTACATCCCCGAAGCCTATATCCCGGACGTCAACCAACGTCTGGTGTTTTACAAGCGGCTGGCCAATGTCGAAGCCCGGGACGAGTTGGAGGAACTCGGTGAGGAGCTGGAAGACCGTTTCGGTCCGCTGCCCGAACTCGTCTTGTCGCTGATTGAGGTGATGGACCTGCGCCGGGTCTTGCGCGCCTGTCTGGTCACTGCCGTCTCAAAACGCGCCGAGTCGGTCACGATCCATTTTCACCCCGATTCGCCCATCAAGCCCGAGCGGCTGGTCGCCTTTATTGAGCACGACAAGCGGCCCGCACATCTGACGCCCGACCTGCGTCTCAGCCTGGGGCTCAAGCCGGGCGAGGATGCCATCCGGTCGGTCAAGACGCTCTTGCACGACCTGGGCGAGTCGTGTTAG
- a CDS encoding DUF1573 domain-containing protein encodes MADEGYVRRWTRMLAAVGVGLWAGLAQAQDPVLSPTAQPAPQAVEPNTADDSPVPRAAPRIVFEQPVHDFGTVEQGAKVTHLFRFHNRGDRSLRVESLKTSCGCTAAVISDSRIPPGGRGTISATFDTAQFLGEKKKTVVVHTNDPQRPATTLTLQGEIRVEVAAAPPQLYVGRLAYGKAVSRRVAILVDADSSVEITQVANTNAAVKVQTEPLERDGQRGKTLIVTVAEDAPLGRLNDQITVTTTSTKRPSVVIPVFGSVEGELVVRPPQVTFGVVQPGAGTTRTVTITNRSKTPVRISRVASTAERVAARLATVNPGLEYRLVMTVSADSQPGRIQGDLRVFTDHPLEKVLSIPLYGRVAEPSQARR; translated from the coding sequence ATGGCTGACGAGGGATATGTGCGGCGCTGGACGAGGATGCTGGCGGCCGTCGGGGTCGGGCTGTGGGCCGGTCTGGCCCAGGCTCAGGACCCGGTCCTGAGTCCTACAGCCCAGCCCGCTCCGCAGGCGGTGGAGCCGAACACCGCGGACGACAGCCCTGTCCCAAGGGCCGCGCCACGGATTGTGTTCGAGCAGCCGGTGCACGACTTCGGCACGGTCGAGCAGGGCGCGAAGGTGACCCACCTGTTCCGCTTTCACAACCGGGGGGATAGATCTCTGCGGGTCGAGTCGCTCAAGACATCGTGCGGCTGTACTGCGGCCGTCATCTCAGACAGCCGCATTCCGCCCGGCGGACGGGGCACGATCAGCGCGACTTTTGATACCGCTCAGTTTCTGGGCGAGAAAAAGAAGACCGTTGTCGTGCATACCAACGACCCCCAGCGGCCGGCCACGACGCTGACCCTGCAGGGCGAAATCCGGGTTGAGGTGGCGGCCGCGCCACCCCAGCTGTACGTCGGCCGGCTGGCCTACGGCAAGGCAGTCAGCAGGCGGGTTGCGATCCTGGTCGACGCCGACTCGTCGGTCGAGATCACCCAGGTTGCCAACACCAACGCGGCGGTTAAGGTGCAGACCGAGCCGCTCGAACGGGACGGCCAACGTGGCAAGACCCTGATCGTCACCGTGGCCGAAGACGCCCCGCTGGGCCGTCTGAACGACCAGATCACCGTGACCACGACCAGCACCAAGCGTCCGTCTGTGGTCATCCCGGTCTTTGGCAGCGTTGAGGGTGAACTCGTTGTCCGGCCGCCCCAGGTCACTTTTGGTGTTGTGCAGCCGGGCGCAGGCACGACCCGCACCGTCACCATCACCAATCGGTCCAAGACGCCGGTCCGCATCAGTCGGGTCGCCAGCACGGCTGAGCGGGTGGCCGCCCGGCTGGCAACCGTCAACCCGGGGCTTGAGTATCGGCTGGTGATGACGGTCTCGGCCGACAGTCAACCGGGCCGCATCCAGGGCGACCTTCGGGTCTTTACCGATCACCCGCTGGAAAAAGTGCTCAGCATCCCGTTGTATGGGCGCGTGGCTGAGCCATCCCAGGCGCGGCGTTGA
- the accC gene encoding acetyl-CoA carboxylase biotin carboxylase subunit, translating to MFRKVLIANRGEIAVRIIRACRSLDIATVAVYSTVDKDALHVRLADESVCIGPPAPASSYLNIPAIVSAALSFGADAVHPGYGFLSENADFAEACQRSGLVFIGPRVRNIKLMGDKPRARRIMEKAKVPVLPGTTAAVSDVRELQAVAAQIGFPVLLKAAAGGGGRGLRITHDPHELASLFEIARDEGEKAFGNGSLYVEKYLEQARHIEFQILGDQHRNVIHLGERECSIQRRYQKLIEEAPSPVLTKRQRDRMGAVAVKAARAVGYTNVGTIEFLVDARGRFYFIEMNTRVQVEHPVTEMTTGIDIVQAGIRSAAGEPLAWKQRDVTARGHAIECRIVAEDPRSMLPSPGRIRGYAAPGGIGIRVESGVADNSLVPMHYDSLVAKLIATGTSREEAIRRMRTALAEYQIGGIKTNIPFHQQILQDPDFLAGNIHTKYLDEFLTAQHDADQDVNQDVNQDASPDAVIRQVA from the coding sequence GTGTTCAGAAAAGTCTTGATTGCCAACCGGGGCGAGATTGCGGTTCGGATTATCCGGGCCTGTCGCTCGCTCGATATTGCGACCGTTGCCGTGTATTCGACGGTCGATAAGGACGCCTTGCACGTTCGTCTAGCCGACGAGAGCGTGTGTATCGGACCGCCCGCTCCGGCCAGCAGCTATCTCAATATCCCGGCGATTGTCAGCGCGGCGCTGTCCTTTGGCGCCGACGCGGTGCATCCGGGCTATGGCTTCCTGTCGGAAAATGCGGATTTTGCCGAAGCCTGTCAGCGTTCCGGGCTGGTGTTCATCGGCCCCCGGGTGCGCAACATCAAACTCATGGGGGATAAACCGCGCGCCCGTCGGATCATGGAGAAGGCCAAGGTCCCGGTCTTGCCCGGTACGACCGCTGCGGTTTCGGATGTCCGCGAACTCCAGGCGGTTGCCGCCCAGATCGGTTTTCCGGTCTTGCTTAAGGCGGCCGCCGGGGGTGGGGGGCGTGGCTTGCGCATTACGCACGACCCGCATGAGTTGGCGTCTCTGTTCGAGATTGCCCGCGATGAGGGGGAAAAAGCGTTCGGCAACGGCAGTCTGTATGTGGAGAAGTATTTGGAGCAGGCGCGGCATATCGAGTTCCAGATTCTGGGTGACCAGCACCGCAACGTCATCCATCTGGGTGAACGTGAGTGCTCTATCCAGCGTCGCTACCAGAAGCTGATTGAAGAGGCGCCGTCACCGGTCCTGACCAAGCGACAGCGGGACCGGATGGGAGCCGTGGCGGTCAAGGCGGCCCGGGCCGTCGGCTATACCAATGTCGGTACAATCGAGTTTTTGGTCGATGCCAGAGGCCGGTTCTATTTCATCGAGATGAATACCCGGGTCCAGGTCGAGCATCCGGTGACCGAGATGACCACCGGTATCGATATTGTCCAGGCCGGGATTCGCTCGGCCGCAGGCGAGCCGCTGGCCTGGAAGCAGCGAGATGTCACCGCCCGCGGTCACGCCATCGAGTGTCGGATCGTGGCCGAAGACCCGCGCAGCATGCTGCCCTCACCGGGCAGGATTCGTGGCTATGCCGCCCCGGGTGGGATCGGTATCCGGGTCGAATCGGGCGTGGCTGACAACTCCCTGGTGCCGATGCATTACGACTCGCTGGTGGCCAAGCTCATCGCCACCGGGACCAGCCGTGAGGAGGCGATCCGGCGTATGCGGACGGCGCTGGCCGAGTATCAGATCGGCGGGATCAAGACCAATATCCCCTTTCATCAGCAGATTCTACAGGACCCCGATTTCCTGGCCGGGAACATTCACACCAAGTACCTGGACGAGTTCCTGACCGCTCAGCACGACGCCGACCAAGACGTGAACCAAGACGTGAACCAAGACGCGAGCCCAGACGCGGTGATTCGGCAGGTCGCCTAG